The following proteins come from a genomic window of Roseofilum capinflatum BLCC-M114:
- a CDS encoding RecQ family ATP-dependent DNA helicase has product MEFEQVRTAFQQIWGYDDFRYPQGEIIQTLLEQQDALVVMPTGGGKSICFQLPALLQNGVTLVVSPLVALMENQVQELRQRNLKAASVHSEQPTYVRKQVFRQLEEQQLRLLYLSPETLLSPPVWERLCLPKLRINGLILDEAHCLVQWGETFRPAYRRLGAVRAALLKHKPRGTKLAIAAFTATADPRTQSILKQVLDLQEPQTFLLNPYRDNLHLSVNIAWSPKGRKNQILQVLKRANGQTGLIYVRTRKDSEMLSQWLQQHQLTTAAYHAGLSPEERRTIENQWFEEQVQAVVCTSAFGMGINKSNVRWVMHFHPPLLLSEYLQEVGRAGRDGQPAKAITLISEPTGWLDPGDKQRQKYFIGQQRSLQQLAQSLTHTLPPQGDVRQLSQSHPQASLALSVLHSQGKLEWNSPFHYQILSSSPSSDFDNNRALKQMQRYLITCSCRWKFLLQAFGFNVADNYRCLNCDRCLSLFFPKVKEEG; this is encoded by the coding sequence ATGGAATTTGAGCAAGTCCGGACGGCATTTCAACAGATTTGGGGATATGACGATTTTCGCTATCCCCAAGGGGAAATCATTCAGACCTTATTAGAACAACAAGACGCGCTAGTGGTGATGCCCACCGGTGGCGGAAAATCCATCTGTTTTCAACTGCCTGCTCTCTTACAAAATGGAGTGACTTTAGTCGTTTCTCCCTTAGTCGCACTGATGGAAAATCAAGTGCAAGAATTGCGCCAACGAAATCTCAAAGCTGCCTCTGTCCATAGCGAACAGCCGACTTATGTCCGCAAACAGGTCTTTCGACAACTGGAAGAGCAACAACTGAGATTACTTTATCTCTCTCCGGAAACCTTGCTCAGTCCCCCGGTTTGGGAGCGCCTCTGTTTACCCAAACTTCGGATTAATGGACTGATTTTAGATGAAGCCCATTGTTTAGTTCAGTGGGGGGAAACCTTCCGCCCCGCCTATCGCAGATTGGGGGCGGTTCGTGCTGCCCTATTGAAGCATAAACCTAGGGGGACAAAATTGGCGATCGCCGCTTTTACCGCTACAGCCGATCCTCGCACCCAATCCATTCTCAAACAAGTCTTAGATCTCCAAGAGCCGCAAACCTTTCTCCTCAACCCCTATCGGGACAATCTCCATTTAAGCGTTAACATTGCTTGGTCACCTAAAGGACGTAAAAACCAAATTTTACAGGTTCTTAAACGAGCCAATGGGCAAACCGGCTTAATCTATGTTCGCACCCGCAAAGATAGCGAAATGCTCTCTCAATGGCTCCAGCAACACCAATTAACCACGGCTGCTTATCATGCCGGTTTAAGTCCAGAGGAACGGCGAACGATTGAAAATCAATGGTTTGAGGAACAGGTGCAAGCGGTTGTCTGTACCTCTGCATTTGGCATGGGAATTAATAAATCCAATGTGCGCTGGGTGATGCACTTCCATCCCCCCCTACTTTTATCGGAGTATCTGCAAGAAGTGGGGAGAGCGGGACGAGATGGACAACCTGCCAAAGCCATTACTTTAATCAGTGAACCGACGGGATGGCTCGATCCTGGGGATAAACAACGGCAAAAGTATTTTATCGGCCAACAGCGATCGCTCCAACAACTGGCTCAAAGCCTCACCCATACCCTACCCCCCCAGGGCGATGTACGGCAGCTCAGTCAATCCCATCCCCAAGCATCTCTCGCCTTATCCGTGTTGCATAGCCAAGGAAAGCTGGAATGGAACAGTCCATTTCACTATCAAATCCTATCGAGTTCCCCATCTAGCGACTTCGACAATAATCGAGCGCTAAAACAGATGCAGCGTTATTTAATCACCTGTAGCTGTCGCTGGAAATTCCTCCTGCAAGCCTTTGGATTTAACGTGGCAGACAATTATCGATGTTTGAACTGCGATCGCTGCCTATCCCTCTTTTTTCCGAAAGTGAAAGAAGAGGGATAA
- the gltB gene encoding glutamate synthase large subunit, with translation MNRTTSPQKQGLYDPQFEHDACGVGFIVHMKGEKSHSIVDQALTILVNLEHRGAVGAEPNTGDGAGILLQMPHKFMAKVAQEQGISLPEPGKYAVGMIFSSPDRQARSKGREIFEQIVAEEGQKVIGWRDVPTDNSSLGETARASEPFMQQVFIARNPDLEEDLAFERKLYVIRKRSHTAIRVPGIDRYWYPTSISCRTLVYKGMLMPPQVKAYFADLSDPDLESALGLVHSRFSTNTFPSWERSHPYRYVAHNGEINTLRGNINWMHARQSLFGSASEEFGSDLERIQPIINIEGSDSGIFDNTLELMTLAGRSLPHAVMMMIPEPWAAHESMSEERKAFYEYHACLMEPWDGPASIAFTDGTMMGAVLDRNGLRPSRYYVTKDDLVIMASEAGVLPVEPENVAKKGRLEPGRMFLVNMEEGRIVADEEIKHQIATAHPYREWLDQHQVKLSDLPEAKETTAPSLPLVQRQRAFGYTFEELRMLLAPMAQNGVEAVGAMGTDTPLAVLSNRPKLLYEYFKQLFAQVTNPPIDSIREAIITSPITTIGEEGNLLKPKPESCHLIQLDTPILSNAQLAQLKQLGEDKFGDFRSLTLPILFDPKTGVEGLESTLEGIFAKADEAIAEGINLIILSDRDMDGDRAPIPALLAVSGLHHHLIRAGTRTRVGIILESGEPREVHHFAVLIGYGCGAINPYLAFETIGSMIEEKHIPPMEAEKACKNYIKAVTKGVIKIGSKIGISTIQSYRGAQIFESIGLSSEVVNKYFTWTASRLEGIGVDVITQEAIKRHHQGFSSIETLDAGGEYQWRKDGEAHLLAPEIIHLLQRATREGNYELYKQYSAKINQQDKEFFRLRDLLEFKARDPIPLEEVEPVEAITKRFKTGAMSYGSISKETHESLAIAMNRIGGKSNTGEGGEDPERYTWTNDRGDSKNSAIKQVASGRFGVTSLYLSQAKEIQIKMAQGAKPGEGGQLPGRKVYPWIAKVRHSTPGVGLISPPPHHDIYSIEDLAELIHDLKNANREARINVKLVSEVGVGTIAAGVAKAHADVVLISGFDGGTGASPQTSIKHAGLPWELGVAETHQTLVLNNLRSRIVVETDGQMKTGRDLAIAALLGAEEYGFSTMPLVTLGCIMMRVCHKNTCPVGVATQNPELRKNFSGDPEYTVNFMKFIAQELREIMAQLGFRTVNEMIGRTDVLEPKKAIDHWKAKGIDLSKVLHQPEVGPEVGRYCQIPQDHGLEKSLDMTVLLDLCKEAIAHGKQVRATLPIKNTNRVVGTILGNEIIKRHWDGLPEDTIHLHFQGSAGQSFGAFVPKGVTLELEGDANDYFGKGLSGGKVILYPHKSSTFVPAENIVVGNVAFYGATGGQAYIRGMAGERFCVRNSGVQAVVEAVGDHACEYMTGGKVVILGKTGRNFAAGMSGGVAYVLDEAGDFATRCNREMVDLETLEDPEEIREIHEMITKHGQYTGSKRAELVLGSWESMSQKFVKVMPRDYKRVLQHIQNALANGLSGDDALSAAFEENARDIARISGS, from the coding sequence CAGCCTGCCAGAACCCGGTAAATATGCCGTCGGCATGATTTTCTCCTCTCCCGATCGCCAAGCCAGAAGCAAAGGACGAGAAATCTTCGAGCAGATCGTAGCCGAAGAAGGACAGAAAGTCATTGGCTGGCGGGATGTACCCACCGATAACAGCAGTTTAGGGGAAACCGCTAGAGCCAGTGAACCCTTTATGCAGCAAGTCTTTATTGCCCGAAATCCCGATCTAGAAGAGGATCTAGCCTTCGAGCGCAAACTCTACGTGATTCGCAAACGCTCCCATACAGCTATCCGAGTTCCAGGGATCGATCGCTATTGGTATCCCACTAGCATTTCTTGCCGTACCCTCGTGTACAAAGGCATGTTAATGCCGCCCCAAGTCAAAGCCTACTTCGCCGACTTAAGCGATCCGGACTTAGAAAGCGCCCTCGGTTTAGTGCATTCGCGCTTCAGCACCAACACCTTCCCCAGTTGGGAGCGATCGCACCCCTATCGCTACGTCGCCCACAACGGCGAAATCAACACCCTACGCGGTAACATTAACTGGATGCACGCTCGTCAATCCCTATTTGGCTCCGCCTCCGAGGAATTTGGCTCCGATCTAGAGCGCATCCAACCCATTATTAATATTGAGGGCAGCGACTCCGGGATCTTCGACAATACCCTAGAACTGATGACCCTAGCTGGGCGATCGCTTCCCCATGCGGTGATGATGATGATCCCGGAACCCTGGGCAGCTCATGAGTCCATGAGTGAAGAGCGTAAAGCCTTCTATGAATATCACGCCTGCCTAATGGAACCCTGGGATGGCCCCGCCTCCATCGCCTTTACTGATGGTACGATGATGGGAGCCGTGTTAGACCGAAATGGTCTGCGTCCATCTCGCTACTACGTGACCAAAGATGATTTAGTGATCATGGCCTCAGAAGCCGGTGTCCTGCCCGTGGAACCCGAAAACGTGGCCAAAAAAGGGCGCTTAGAACCCGGTCGCATGTTCCTGGTGAATATGGAAGAAGGGCGCATTGTGGCTGATGAAGAAATTAAACATCAAATCGCCACGGCTCACCCTTACCGGGAATGGCTGGATCAGCACCAGGTGAAACTGTCCGATCTGCCCGAAGCCAAAGAAACAACAGCACCTAGCTTACCCCTCGTGCAGCGACAACGGGCCTTTGGCTATACCTTTGAAGAATTGCGGATGCTCCTGGCTCCCATGGCCCAAAATGGAGTAGAAGCGGTAGGAGCCATGGGAACCGATACCCCCTTGGCCGTTCTCTCCAACCGGCCGAAATTGCTCTATGAGTATTTCAAACAACTGTTTGCCCAAGTTACTAATCCCCCCATTGACTCGATCCGGGAAGCGATCATTACTTCGCCCATTACCACCATTGGTGAAGAAGGGAACCTGCTCAAACCTAAACCGGAAAGCTGTCACCTGATCCAGTTGGATACTCCAATTTTGAGTAATGCCCAATTGGCCCAACTGAAACAACTAGGTGAGGATAAGTTTGGTGATTTTCGCTCTCTGACCTTGCCAATCCTGTTTGACCCCAAAACCGGGGTAGAAGGACTCGAAAGCACCCTAGAGGGCATATTTGCCAAGGCAGATGAGGCGATCGCCGAGGGGATTAACTTAATCATCCTCTCTGACCGGGATATGGACGGCGATCGCGCCCCCATTCCAGCTCTATTAGCTGTTTCTGGACTCCATCACCATCTGATCCGCGCCGGTACTCGTACCCGTGTGGGCATTATCCTAGAATCGGGAGAACCCCGCGAAGTCCATCACTTTGCCGTTCTGATTGGCTATGGTTGCGGCGCAATTAACCCCTATCTCGCCTTTGAAACCATCGGCTCCATGATCGAGGAGAAACATATTCCGCCGATGGAAGCTGAAAAAGCCTGCAAGAACTACATCAAAGCTGTCACCAAAGGGGTGATTAAGATTGGCTCTAAAATTGGTATTTCTACCATTCAGAGCTATCGGGGAGCGCAGATCTTCGAGAGCATTGGCTTAAGTTCTGAGGTCGTTAATAAATACTTCACTTGGACAGCTTCCCGCTTAGAAGGAATTGGGGTGGATGTGATTACCCAAGAAGCGATCAAACGTCACCATCAAGGGTTCTCTAGTATCGAAACCCTAGATGCTGGGGGTGAATATCAATGGCGCAAAGATGGAGAAGCTCATCTCTTGGCTCCGGAAATCATTCACCTGTTGCAACGGGCAACTCGTGAAGGGAATTATGAGCTGTACAAACAATACAGCGCCAAAATTAATCAGCAGGATAAGGAGTTCTTCCGACTGCGGGATCTGCTGGAGTTCAAGGCTAGAGATCCGATCCCCTTAGAAGAAGTGGAACCGGTAGAAGCCATTACCAAACGCTTCAAAACGGGAGCCATGAGCTATGGGTCAATTTCTAAGGAAACCCATGAGAGTTTGGCGATCGCCATGAACCGGATCGGCGGTAAATCCAATACCGGGGAAGGGGGTGAAGATCCAGAGCGCTATACCTGGACAAACGATCGCGGAGACTCGAAAAATAGCGCCATTAAACAGGTGGCTTCTGGACGGTTTGGGGTGACGAGTTTGTATCTCAGCCAAGCCAAGGAAATTCAGATCAAAATGGCGCAAGGGGCGAAACCCGGAGAAGGGGGGCAATTGCCAGGGCGTAAGGTGTATCCTTGGATTGCCAAAGTGCGCCACTCGACTCCCGGTGTGGGCTTGATTTCGCCGCCTCCCCACCACGATATTTACTCCATTGAAGACTTGGCGGAGTTAATTCACGACCTGAAAAACGCCAACCGGGAAGCGCGGATTAATGTAAAATTGGTGTCCGAAGTCGGGGTAGGAACGATCGCCGCCGGAGTTGCCAAAGCTCATGCCGATGTCGTCCTGATTTCCGGGTTTGACGGAGGCACGGGAGCGAGTCCCCAAACTTCGATTAAACATGCGGGACTGCCTTGGGAGTTGGGTGTAGCGGAAACTCACCAAACCCTGGTACTGAATAATCTGCGATCGCGTATTGTGGTGGAAACCGATGGACAAATGAAAACGGGAAGAGATTTGGCGATCGCCGCTCTCCTCGGTGCAGAAGAATACGGCTTCTCCACCATGCCCCTCGTCACCCTGGGCTGTATCATGATGCGGGTATGCCATAAAAACACCTGCCCCGTCGGTGTTGCCACCCAAAACCCCGAACTGCGGAAAAACTTTAGCGGCGACCCCGAATACACCGTTAATTTCATGAAGTTTATCGCTCAGGAGTTGCGGGAAATTATGGCGCAACTCGGCTTCCGCACTGTGAATGAGATGATCGGACGCACGGATGTTTTAGAGCCGAAGAAGGCGATCGACCATTGGAAAGCCAAAGGCATTGACCTTTCCAAAGTCCTCCATCAACCCGAAGTCGGCCCGGAAGTGGGGCGCTATTGCCAGATTCCCCAAGACCATGGGTTAGAGAAATCTTTGGATATGACCGTACTCTTGGATCTGTGCAAAGAGGCGATCGCACACGGCAAGCAAGTTCGCGCCACCCTACCGATCAAAAATACCAACCGCGTCGTCGGTACAATTCTCGGCAACGAAATCATCAAACGCCATTGGGACGGACTCCCCGAAGACACCATTCACCTGCACTTCCAAGGCAGCGCCGGTCAAAGCTTTGGCGCATTCGTGCCCAAAGGAGTCACCCTAGAGTTAGAAGGGGATGCCAACGACTACTTCGGCAAGGGCCTAAGCGGCGGTAAAGTCATTCTTTATCCCCATAAATCCTCCACCTTTGTCCCGGCTGAGAACATCGTCGTCGGTAACGTCGCCTTCTACGGCGCAACCGGCGGTCAAGCCTATATCCGAGGTATGGCAGGCGAGCGGTTCTGCGTCCGTAACTCCGGTGTACAAGCCGTCGTCGAAGCCGTAGGAGACCATGCCTGCGAATACATGACCGGCGGAAAAGTCGTCATTCTAGGCAAAACCGGGCGCAACTTTGCCGCCGGAATGAGTGGCGGTGTCGCCTATGTCTTGGATGAAGCTGGTGACTTTGCCACCCGTTGCAACCGGGAAATGGTGGATCTCGAAACCCTGGAAGATCCAGAAGAGATCCGCGAGATCCACGAAATGATCACCAAACATGGCCAATATACCGGCAGCAAACGGGCTGAATTAGTCCTCGGATCGTGGGAGTCCATGAGCCAGAAATTTGTCAAGGTGATGCCTCGCGACTACAAGCGAGTTCTCCAGCATATTCAGAACGCCTTAGCCAATGGCTTAAGCGGTGATGATGCCCTGTCTGCGGCGTTTGAAGAGAATGCCCGCGACATTGCCCGCATTAGCGGCAGCTAG
- a CDS encoding Dabb family protein: MIEHIVLFQFKPDVSPESLSAFLNGLRGLKGKIPEILQLSCGENFCDRAQGFTHGLVARFQDASSLKTYQDHPAHQEVVQNLIKPIAVNVLAMDYEIPEEGE, translated from the coding sequence ATGATTGAACATATTGTCTTGTTTCAATTTAAACCTGATGTCTCGCCAGAATCCCTATCCGCTTTCCTCAATGGACTGAGAGGATTAAAGGGGAAGATCCCTGAAATCCTACAGCTCTCCTGTGGCGAAAATTTCTGCGATCGCGCCCAAGGATTTACCCATGGCTTAGTCGCTCGCTTCCAAGATGCTTCCAGCCTAAAAACCTATCAAGATCATCCCGCCCATCAAGAAGTGGTACAAAACCTGATTAAACCCATTGCTGTTAATGTTTTAGCCATGGATTATGAGATTCCAGAAGAGGGTGAATAG
- a CDS encoding Ppx/GppA phosphatase family protein → MVNTLPQSSTLIQSPTFPKPETPQMLAAIDVGTNSVHMVVVRIDPTLPAFTIIDREKETVRLGDRNPKTGELKVEIMERAIAAFRRFLQIAKSLEVDQIVAVATSAVRESPNGRNFLKQIKSEIGLEVNLISGPEEARRIYLGVLSGMDFQGLPHTLIDIGGGSTELILGDGQEPRSLSSTKVGAVRLTTEFVTTDPISDREFNYLKAYIRGRLERAVEELQSYLEPGETPRLVGTSGTIETLACIDAWQELGMEPSPLTGYELKLKNLQKIIERLRKLPESDRADVPGMSEKRSEIIIAGALILQEAMELLGIDSLVICERALREGIIVDWMLSHGLIGDKLEYQSQVRYRSVLKVAQKYHVNLESSERMANFAVHLFDQTQGILHYWGNSERELLYVATILHNCGVYVSHSAHHKHSYYLIRHGELLGYTENEVEIIANIARYHRKSAPKKKHENYANLMHKSDRKLVSQVSPFLRLAVALDRRQLGAVESFDCHYNPSTKELYLKLNPAHENDHCELELWSIDDKKEVFESEYGVKVRAGLS, encoded by the coding sequence ATGGTTAATACTCTACCCCAGTCCTCAACCCTGATTCAGAGTCCTACATTTCCGAAACCGGAAACCCCGCAGATGTTAGCGGCGATCGATGTGGGAACCAATTCTGTGCATATGGTGGTGGTTCGCATCGATCCGACACTCCCGGCGTTTACGATTATTGATCGGGAAAAGGAAACAGTGCGTTTGGGCGATCGCAACCCGAAGACAGGGGAGCTGAAGGTAGAGATTATGGAGAGGGCGATCGCGGCCTTTCGCCGTTTCTTACAGATTGCCAAAAGTCTGGAAGTCGATCAAATAGTTGCTGTTGCCACCAGTGCGGTACGAGAATCCCCCAATGGGCGAAATTTCCTCAAGCAGATTAAATCAGAAATTGGCTTAGAGGTAAACCTGATTTCTGGCCCAGAAGAAGCGCGACGGATCTATCTAGGAGTGCTGTCGGGAATGGACTTTCAGGGGCTTCCCCATACCTTGATTGATATTGGGGGGGGATCGACGGAGTTAATTTTGGGGGATGGGCAAGAACCGCGATCGCTCAGTAGCACGAAGGTGGGAGCGGTACGGTTAACGACGGAGTTCGTAACCACCGATCCGATCAGCGATCGCGAGTTTAATTATCTGAAAGCCTATATTCGAGGGCGATTAGAGCGAGCGGTTGAAGAGCTACAAAGTTATCTTGAGCCGGGAGAAACGCCTCGGTTAGTCGGCACATCGGGAACCATTGAAACCCTAGCCTGTATTGATGCTTGGCAAGAGTTAGGCATGGAACCGAGTCCCTTAACCGGTTACGAGCTAAAGCTGAAAAACTTGCAGAAAATTATCGAGCGTCTGCGGAAGTTGCCAGAGAGCGATCGGGCGGACGTTCCAGGCATGTCGGAAAAGCGATCGGAAATTATTATCGCCGGTGCTTTAATTCTCCAGGAAGCCATGGAGTTATTGGGGATAGATTCCCTGGTGATTTGCGAGCGTGCCCTGCGCGAAGGCATTATTGTAGACTGGATGCTCTCCCATGGTTTAATCGGCGATAAATTAGAATATCAAAGCCAAGTTCGCTATCGCAGCGTCCTCAAAGTCGCTCAGAAATACCATGTTAATTTAGAATCGAGCGAGCGCATGGCTAACTTTGCCGTACATTTGTTCGATCAAACCCAAGGAATTCTCCATTATTGGGGAAACTCAGAACGGGAACTGCTCTATGTCGCCACAATTTTACATAACTGTGGCGTTTATGTGTCCCATTCAGCCCATCATAAACATTCCTATTATCTAATTCGCCATGGGGAACTCCTGGGCTATACGGAGAATGAAGTAGAGATTATTGCCAATATCGCCCGCTATCACCGTAAAAGTGCCCCCAAAAAAAAGCATGAAAACTATGCGAACTTGATGCATAAGAGCGATCGCAAATTAGTCAGTCAAGTCAGTCCATTCTTGCGATTAGCCGTTGCTTTAGACCGCCGCCAACTTGGGGCCGTTGAGTCCTTCGATTGTCATTATAATCCCTCAACGAAAGAGCTATATTTGAAACTTAATCCAGCCCATGAAAATGACCACTGTGAATTAGAGCTTTGGAGCATTGACGACAAAAAAGAGGTATTTGAATCTGAATATGGAGTTAAAGTACGTGCAGGTTTGAGTTAA
- the gltD gene encoding glutamate synthase small subunit — MGKATGFMEYLREVAAEVSPQERIQNWDEFHLHMDDDRLQTQGARCMDCGTPFCHTGLEISRMASGCPINNLIPEWNDLVYRGLWEEALDRLHKTNNFPEFTGRVCPAPCEGACVLGITNPPVTIKNIEYSIAEKGWDEGWITPTLPPQRTGKKVAVVGSGPAGLSAAAQLNQAGHWVTVYEREDRPGGLLMYGIPNMKLDKKEVVLRRLDVLQAEGVTFVCNTEIGKDLPVENLLNDFDAVVLCTGATKPRNLEIEGRDLKGIHFAMEFLTANTRTVLEGNPTSDYISAAGKDVIIIGGGDTGTDCVGTSLRHGCKSVTQLEIMPKPPESRAANNPWPEWPKVYRLDYGQEEAAAVFGDDPRVYTTTATRFEGDEQGQLKAVHTVQVEWTKDEQGRFIPKPIEGTEKVLPAQLVLLAMGFLGPEQPLLDALGLERDGRSNVKAEHGSFTTSLPGVFAAGDCRRGQSLVVWAINEGRGAARECDRYLMGSTDLP; from the coding sequence ATGGGAAAAGCAACGGGTTTTATGGAGTATCTGCGCGAAGTCGCAGCCGAGGTATCGCCCCAGGAGCGGATACAAAATTGGGATGAGTTCCATCTGCATATGGATGACGATCGCCTGCAAACCCAGGGCGCTCGCTGTATGGATTGTGGCACACCCTTTTGCCATACGGGATTAGAAATTAGTCGCATGGCAAGCGGTTGTCCGATTAATAACTTAATTCCGGAATGGAATGATCTGGTTTATCGAGGACTCTGGGAAGAAGCCCTAGATCGCCTGCACAAAACCAATAATTTCCCCGAATTCACCGGCCGGGTATGTCCCGCACCCTGTGAAGGAGCCTGTGTTTTGGGCATTACCAACCCTCCAGTAACCATCAAGAATATTGAGTATTCCATTGCCGAAAAGGGTTGGGATGAAGGCTGGATCACGCCCACATTGCCCCCGCAACGAACCGGGAAAAAGGTGGCGGTGGTTGGCTCTGGGCCGGCCGGTTTATCCGCAGCAGCACAGCTTAACCAGGCAGGCCATTGGGTGACGGTCTACGAACGGGAAGACCGCCCAGGGGGACTGCTGATGTATGGCATCCCCAATATGAAGTTGGATAAGAAAGAGGTGGTTTTGCGCCGCTTGGATGTGTTGCAAGCGGAAGGGGTGACCTTTGTTTGTAATACGGAAATTGGTAAGGATCTGCCGGTGGAGAATCTGCTTAATGATTTTGATGCGGTGGTGCTGTGTACGGGAGCAACGAAACCCCGCAATTTGGAAATTGAAGGCCGGGATCTCAAGGGCATTCATTTTGCCATGGAGTTTCTCACCGCGAATACGCGCACGGTACTGGAAGGAAATCCGACTTCTGATTATATTTCCGCAGCCGGTAAGGATGTGATTATTATCGGTGGTGGCGATACGGGAACGGACTGTGTAGGCACTTCTCTGCGCCATGGCTGTAAGAGTGTGACGCAGTTGGAAATTATGCCCAAACCACCAGAGAGTCGGGCAGCGAATAATCCTTGGCCGGAGTGGCCGAAAGTTTACCGCCTGGACTACGGTCAGGAAGAGGCGGCGGCGGTGTTTGGCGATGACCCCCGCGTGTATACGACGACTGCGACCCGGTTTGAGGGAGATGAGCAAGGGCAATTAAAGGCCGTGCATACGGTGCAAGTGGAATGGACGAAAGATGAGCAAGGGCGCTTTATTCCTAAACCCATCGAAGGTACGGAGAAGGTTCTACCAGCGCAATTGGTGCTGTTAGCGATGGGATTTTTGGGGCCAGAACAACCCCTGTTAGATGCCCTGGGTTTGGAACGGGACGGCCGCAGCAATGTGAAAGCAGAGCATGGCAGTTTTACGACTAGCCTTCCTGGTGTTTTTGCTGCTGGGGATTGCCGTCGCGGTCAGAGTTTGGTGGTTTGGGCGATCAATGAGGGACGCGGTGCAGCGCGAGAGTGCGATCGCTACTTAATGGGATCGACCGATCTACCTTAG